The nucleotide sequence TGAGAGAGTAGATCATAATTCTAGAAGGCGCAAATGAAACCGACCATAATTATGCTTCACAGTTCACAGAACATTTTCGGCTCCAGATAAAGCTGTTAATAGCTATTCATATACTTTCGACTTATAATGAAAAATTGATTGGTCGTGAGCATTCGTTCAACTATTTACAATAGCTTGTGAAGTTGGCATGATAACCCATACTGCATTAATCATGTTCGAGTTCTCAAATTTTTGCGAACTCAAACAGAAGTGTCttctttttcagattgtttaaaaagtttgtaaTAAAACGATTAATGAATTCGGCTTTCGCAttttatcatgaattatcaaaacaCTGTGTTATTTGCCTCAGCCTTCTGCTTCGGTTTTGCTAATATATGCTCAaactcatccaataattgcttttttattggctgaagcaaaaaaaacatcttttctttgCACAAGATTGCTGAGAAGGTAATGTCAGATCTCAAAGTGAAAGGAAACTACGTAAACCCACAAAGTGAAAAGACGCCCGCAGAGAGTAAACAAAATGGGATGAGAATTTCGCAAAAGTTACTTAACTGCGCCTCAACAATACACTTTTTTGACTTGTGGTCATATAAAAATATCCTACACTCAAGAAAAGTCTGTCTTTCAAATTTCGTCATATTCAATTGCACATGTATGCATATAGTTTACAGAAGACGAAGAATGCAATTTCCTGGAGTCCTctatttggaaaacaaaacaaacaagctaTAATTTATAAGGACTAGGTCTATTTAGAATAACTAATATTCGCTAACATTAGCCTATGGTTTTCTTCTCCAGTCTTTTCCGTCAGAAAACCTAATATTTCGGTGAAAGCTGCTTcttacagttttatttttaagtttctcttttgatttcaaataatACTTACATTCCCCCAACAATGTACAGTACGAAATTCGCGAGGGGTTTCTGTTGTTTGTGTTtgaggagggagggaggggaagtCTGAGGACATTAACtcgttattataattatttgtttatcaaGTAAGCTCGAAGATATTAGTATTTTGGTGCTGCTCTGTCCTAACACATACACAACAAAGTCGTGTGAGTGCAGGGCCGGACGGCTTTTTCAGGACTTGACGGCTTTTTCAGGACACACAACTAACCAGGCAATAAGAAAAGCGAGCGACTGTGAAAATTCATCGTTCGTCCAGTCAGAGACACAAACGatcatgacaggacggataatgcatgcactgtaagtacctcccgttgttccatacaaagacttagaaaagttttctaaggctttgtatgggacaacggtaggtacttacagtccacgcgtttttccgtcctgtcatggtACTTTACAGAGGTGAACAACGAGCACGTGACTTTCtgtcaaaaacaaaatggaagagGTGCCAAAATTTGCTCGCCTTGAAATAGCAATAGATGACTTCATAGATGAGCAAGAAGACAAAAACGAGAGAGCAAAGACCGACAGAGACATAAGCCTGCTGAAAAACCTTTCttctcagtatgtatgaaataaaaaacatcataccttggaaagtgcttgaacgatttttatttacGAGTTAGAATATATCAAAAACTTACTCCTTCGCTGCCTTTACTGGTTCGATGGATCCGACTCCTTAGTAAAAATCGTCCGTGTGTAGTTTCCATGGGATAATCTGTAATTGTCATTTCATTTACCTGACATGACGTAAtccgaaacaaaaaaatgaaaaataattaggCCTCCTGTCTAAAAGCAAACgttattgataaaatttcacAAGGTCAAACACTTATCCAttggagaaaaaataattttttttctagttaagaaattttttcctgtaaaacaACGTTCTGAAGGATTGTAAATTGTGGATTCATCTATCTGTGAGGTCGATCTTCACCACAGATGCACTTACTTgcagaatttcgaaaagaacATTTAAGCGCAAAACGAACGCTCTAGCAAATAACTGTGAACGGTCACATCAGTTTAGCAGACGAAGCTATCACCAAAGAGTCCAAAATATATCTTTGTACGCGTGAAGTGTAAATAAAAGTCAGTTTACGAGGAAATGattgttattcaaatattaAACTGATTTCTCTTCATTGCCCAGGTTGCACGACGGGCGGGAAATTCAAGACTTGCTTTTGGCTTTATTTTGAAACCGATAAATAGAAAAACGCTAGACTCAAGGAATTAGCAATCATCTAAACCAGAGAGTAGGTTTTATCGTAGCATGTTTCATGTTATACATAGAATCAATTTTGAGGAGTGTTTCTACAAACGTAAATCTATCACGCCTTTCAGGTGTGTCCTTGATATTCTCCCTCAGCAAAACGGTGTGGCTTCATGGGAAAAGCACGCTTTGGAATTAAAGAGAGATCTCAGAACCTCTTTTCATCACAAAACTACAGTAAGAGAAACCCTTCCCTCCATGAATTGTTCAATTTCAGCCGTGCCGTTAATGTGTTTCTAGCCTCAACGAAATCTTCTCTAAAAATGATTGGTAATCTATTTGTTAGGCTTTATTATTTAATCTTCATTTGAGGGGTCGCAAGTTATTGTTTACCGTAAGAGTACTGTCTACGTTTGACTGAAAATGTTTCTACTTTTGGAAAAACCTGAATTAAATGCTCAAACTTAAGGCTGGTTTCTTTCTAAGACTGAACTATTTGGCTATGTATCAAACAAATTTACCAAACTCTTATGGTATCcgtatttaaaaaagaaaaaaaaaatgcataaaccTGATTTCATTAAAAAGAGAATTCTGTCTGTAGGGGTAGTTCATAAAAGCCAATCAACAATACTGTGTTGTCTAATAATTACTGGGATACTTGTGGTaacccagtcataaaatgcctttgtttttttttgtcgtcttttttttttcctccgccacaaagtggaaaaattgcgcaatagtacccagtggtcattgggccctcaacaccatgacaactaactgtgatccaatgaggtgttcacatgttgatcacgcgtgttatcttgatgatgactggtgttgtcatgcacggacagaGCCGGGTCACACGATgaaccacgagatttttgctcataaaactcttttgtcagtcgttttgtgtttcaacgtgtttggattacgatcacctggagtattatggcgcaaacgctcaaaatacttacagacgcataaACAAGCCGTATTtttcgcggccaatccacactaaaagatgttattgagcggtaattttaGAACGGATTGAGTCAcaaacgcttgaaagccatgaaagccttcaattgaaaaacgtacacttgttgtaaaaagcaaaatctgaaatctgaaatctgaaaccaaactgcatatactctatgcaatctattgaacaacactattaccgtgagactgaagaacaaaactctaatggatgcCAACTGCtggtgaagaaagacgccattttggattcacttgatgccaggaaacgtagctacgataacacTGCGAATGGTTTTAATTTCACGAttagaaaggtgaatcttatgtttgttttcattgtagttgtatggatattctttttaataaatacatgatccaaaatcctgtgttttttgtgtaaaatgttattatgttaagtattgtttatgcaattgtcttgtcacaggcggctCAAGTTCacgcctcgagaaaaagccaacgattaattcatgaacacgtcacgcgttgtgtgactcggtgttaagttactagaggaaccgttgaaaatttgaacacgttataaggaatagtacagggaacgaaatatggtctATTTACAACGACAAacatttcgaaatatgaacattttttctggtaaaatcaataaaacttactcataccctgtgcatccgttgtattttctggcgatttctgccgttttaagcttgctttaccatcactgttattcacgtcatctacttttattacgttggtaaagatctgtacagacatcacaccaaccaactcgcgcacaaagtaagaagactatattgaaggcttgaaattatattacgatcgattttcatcaagaaatgggccaggaattttccacaatagtgcaaataatcgtgaaggctgatcgcggagAAGcctatattttgtatccggtctacAGTCcactgtctgcattttgtactaacaggtatccgtggcaccaatacagtttctttttggttacatttattcgcacaacacacataatctacctcaaaatacctgtgtgtcaggttattcgacattttcgttcttttccacgttaatacGTTACGTTATTTTACGTTaattgtaagaatgtagaccacttacaatgtttcaagtaatccacctaccctacaaaaaataactcttgcatgcataacatgcctatgttttgaaataggtgtgTACCCTTGGCCAGAcgagctcactatttcagtatactagtccgtagtatcactacacttgattccaagcatccagtaccatccaggtatcccagttactcTGCTCACAGAGTCTAGTAGACAACTAGTCACCGAAGTGAAGAGAAAAGTGGTGGACATTTACCGAGCCGCGAAAAGGCGAGGCAAATATCCACCTGTTTCTCATTGGCAATGTACCCAAATATGGtcagaaattatattcttgACTTGCGAATTTGTCTCTTCCGTTGCTCGAGGATAAATAGTACTGGCTAATCACTttcaaattagccaatcagagcgcacgaAAATAACTACTCACTTGGTATAAACTAAAAGTAATTATTTACGTTCATATTTACGCTAGAGAATTTTAGTTGTGTCATGACGAAATATGTCTCATCCTCCGTAAGGCTCTATAAtcaccctccctcccccccctcaTCGgaagttaattggcagtcagtTTTCTATAGTCCTCCCTTTATACTccgttggcgacgactgattccccccccccctctctcctTTACCCCTGAAAAATTCTTCCTCCTCTAGAGATAATTACAGGTCCCCtagttatttttttccatcctAAAAGTATTTACATTTGAGATAACTGATTTAAATATCATGTGTGTTTTCGAAAGGGGCTAGGGGATCGCATACGTAGCACCAAAGCAAATGACAATATTTGTGCTAAGACTTTATTAAAATCACGTAAGAACTGAGGTACTTAATTTTACATGTCTCGCTGCTGTCCTCCTGGACAAGCATGTCTACAAACTGAAGAGTACCCgtttaataataaattcaaCTGAAACTGTACCATTTACTAGCTTATAACAATATTAATGAATTTCGCCACTACATGTACCACCTCTACATACATGATACTGCTAATAATGACAACGTACGTTTGTTCAAAACCGGTGCAGCCCGTTTTCAAACGGTAATATCATATGCATATCTGATTATTCTATAGAGTATAGGTTTGTGTAAATCGGAACGCTGCCTTCATCTTGAAAATATCCAATGCTACAATTAATGCGAGTATTATATGTCTTAAGGTATAAATAATACCCCCAAAAACGTCACTAGAGCTAATCATTAAAAGCCATATTGCATGTTTCGCCTAAACATATCTGCTCTCGCTATtctattaaatattttaaaggaaagaggATGTGTTGCCTTGTATGCTAAATTCTATCATATTTCTGGCTGTCTTCTTCATTCCTCATTATTCCTgtctctcttttcttcttttgaggtGGCTTCCTCTACTTCAGCAAGTGGTATGTGATGGTCAGAGTGCCGACTCATGAAAACAGGAGCAATTTTTCaaagggtaatttagagttatcaactgagttaaaaacgtaaattggccactataaagagtttaaaggctgacgtttcgagcgttagccctttgtcagagcgatttgATCCTTGTGTCTCTTTTACATACTCTTAATTTTATCGAAGAAAATACCACAGTAACTGACCAGCGTGCGTAGGAGCTCATTCTTAACGCCTCCTATAAGAAAGACAATCCTTAAAAATGTGTAGCAATTAAATCTGTATCACAAATTAGAGAGGCCATTATATTTTCTCTTCAAATGAAGGATCACCAACATATCGTATGTCTACGACTAACCAAGAATACAGGTTGGCAGATCCTATAGATGTACAAGTgtgaaaaaatttcactcttAGCTTGTTCATCTCTTTCACAAAACGAGGTCAGTCGGCTTATAGTCTGGAAGAAGTTGCATaacttattattataatatgtAGGTCAATTCTAAGAGTAAGGGAGACGACTTTGTATTAGGATGACACTTTTCGCTTCTCAAGAGATTTATTAGACCATTAAAGTGGACGATATTTCTGAAACGACATCGCCAtccaaaacacaaaatcaaacaaacgaaaagagGAACTTACAAGCCATGTACTCACATGGTTATCTGCTGGCACGCTTTCCATGATGCCTGTGCATGTTCAGCGGTAGCGGTAGATACCGGTGCGAGTATTTCTGTTTGTGTCCCACGGTCACATTTAGTGTTGCTGCATCTGGTTACCCTGGATTTTACTGAacttctttcttgtctttcacTGTCTTCATGGGTTGGAGAAAAACTTAATGCTCCACTATCTTTTGCACTGGCCGCAATGGAGGGCTTCCCAATGATCCCTGACTGAAGTTGTGTTTTAAGCATGTTCTTGCCAACCATTCCACGAATCTCGCCTTGAAGGTCATTAAGTGGAAGAAGCAAGGCTAGGCAGCAAGACAAGGACCATTTTGGATTTTTGCGCCACTCTTTGAAGAAATGATGTAAGAATGCCAGGTCACCAAATCAATTGAGCTCCTATAGAGAGACTAAATTCCTATTGAGCGTTTCATTAAGTTTAATGTTTAGTTGCTGTTCAGATAAATTCAAGATACGATAAGGTTATCTTTAATGTGTATGATATAACACTTGTGTGGTTAATATTTCATAACATGGAATTACAGCAATACAAAGTAACAGATAAAAGTTGCAGTTAAGTTTTTTTCCCATCAAACTAATGTTTATCTCACCAGCAAGAAGGCCAATCACCAACGTATTTGCCCCAATAATCAGTATTTTCATTGCCAAAGCGTCCTTGTGATGGTCCGCCATGTTTAATATGTTCTCTGCCGGAATTCTGCTGACAGCACCAATACCCAAGTTTACAATTGTAACGGCAAGGGAAGTGGACATCAGTCTGTTCTCAAAAGTGTCTTGCATGGGCTTGATCCAGCAGAAAAGCACTGCATACATACCGGCAACAACCCAGGCCAATCCAATGAAGGATCTGCTTTCTTGACCCACAAGAATGAGGCCGCATGTAAGAATGAACTTGCGGGACATTTCAACCAGTTCCCAATACCAGGAACGAGGTTTGtaattttcaaagagaaatcgCAATCCGTCGACAACTTCTGGATCAGAGCCATTATCACGGTCTTTCTTGATTATGATTGCTCGCCAATGCCTCCAAAGGGCGACGAGAGAAAGAGCAGGTAAAGCAATGATGTATGCAGCTGAAACATAAGCTACGATCACAAGATGATTGTAATTTGCTCCTTGGCATTTTATGTTGTAATCTACTTTCAGGTACTCGTCACATAACTCTTCTCTTTTATCTTTGCAGAGTTTCTTGCAGGCGAACGGCATAACACTGGCTGTCTTCGAACAAGTGCTTAGGTATGTCACgtacaggaagaaaaaaacgtttttgtaaATAAGAACTTTCCCCTGTGAAATTTTGCTTGCCTTTTCGTCCTCCTCCAGGCCCTGTTTTCTTGAGACCATCATATACCAAAAACCATAGATCACACACGAACCAACGATAACAATGGCATTCATTGACAAGAGCACAAACAAATCTCCAAAGGCATCCACGTGTAAATTGTGATTAAGGCAGTGAATCGGTGCTACCTTAAGCAGATTCATCTGTAAAATTCCTGAATACTTGGACACAACCTGCAATGAATCTGGCCATTCAATGAACGAGAACACGTCTAGCAAGCCATGGGTGACttgataaaaaccaatcaagATCTTAAGCTTTGACAACAAATTATCAAAACGAGAGAGTCCCCGGTCctttgaaagattatttttctttctccaaactaaaaGGGCCAACAATATCGCTATAATAGCAGCAATGAGAGATAACTGTGCTGCGATCCAGGCCCGTGAAGgacatttttcacaagaatgaAATTGTTTGTGGTACCCTGGATTGCATACAGCGCAAAGTGGACCTTGATACCCTTCTCCGCATGGTGAGTCCAAACCACCTTTGCAAGACTCCTCTACCTGACATCTGTATGGTGTTGGTATTGCGTAAGGATATTGCACTGAGAAATCATCCAATGCAGGTAACTCTCGGGCGAgatttttcatgaaatattcATAGCGATGTTTATGGGACTCGTTCCACCATTGC is from Pocillopora verrucosa isolate sample1 chromosome 7, ASM3666991v2, whole genome shotgun sequence and encodes:
- the LOC136282233 gene encoding uncharacterized protein, with protein sequence MTTGAIMSLAGFLSSSFIKLKVGVRTETDFFAGHRACPCLEGHYRTHLFEKCFTCGRELQCQDEYASLKPGFWWQWWNESHKHRYEYFMKNLARELPALDDFSVQYPYAIPTPYRCQVEESCKGGLDSPCGEGYQGPLCAVCNPGYHKQFHSCEKCPSRAWIAAQLSLIAAIIAILLALLVWRKKNNLSKDRGLSRFDNLLSKLKILIGFYQVTHGLLDVFSFIEWPDSLQVVSKYSGILQMNLLKVAPIHCLNHNLHVDAFGDLFVLLSMNAIVIVGSCVIYGFWYMMVSRKQGLEEDEKASKISQGKVLIYKNVFFFLYVTYLSTCSKTASVMPFACKKLCKDKREELCDEYLKVDYNIKCQGANYNHLVIVAYVSAAYIIALPALSLVALWRHWRAIIIKKDRDNGSDPEVVDGLRFLFENYKPRSWYWELVEMSRKFILTCGLILVGQESRSFIGLAWVVAGMYAVLFCWIKPMQDTFENRLMSTSLAVTIVNLGIGAVSRIPAENILNMADHHKDALAMKILIIGANTLVIGLLAGEINITLLLPLNDLQGEIRGMVGKNMLKTQLQSGIIGKPSIAASAKDSGALSFSPTHEDSERQERSSVKSRVTRCSNTKCDRGTQTEILAPVSTATAEHAQASWKACQQITMWFGRKRTESINKLVRNVILLEAAFLTGSYLRVYIICHVTSGQQLYTTLQSFVNSEIQTMVAVEPPLIMALLLAIYLNAWNGNSSAFATQECGVLVNSTLKSPGYPFRYPAGMDCEYSVPIPPGGPMGIYFVDFDVEFHPSCRKDLESLAEDCFRARPTEVEDDQPYVYGSDSSDKTDQEIDSDVDINFSECDLSERSKVQACEL